The Panicum virgatum strain AP13 chromosome 5K, P.virgatum_v5, whole genome shotgun sequence genome has a window encoding:
- the LOC120706222 gene encoding uncharacterized protein LOC120706222, whose translation MARTLLQPKADGAAAFVRAGAPAASVVLLVAVVVAAAAAVVVSLCTSGRNARPRKQRRSSLAPAPQEQQDSGAGAGAGAGRRSKPQLLTSLSGIGVKAAAVAKMVSWNRRSPPASAGWSSDDDDEVAAEEEDALWKKTIIMGGKCRPLESSGHIAYDSDGNPLQPPPPAPVKDAADEA comes from the coding sequence ATGGCGAGGACTCTGCTCCAGCCCAAGGCCGATGGCGCAGCCGCGTTCGTCCGCGCCggagcgccggcggcctccgtcgtcctcctcgtcgccgtcgtcgttgccgcggcggccgcggtcgTCGTGTCCCTCTGCACGAGCGGCAGGAACGCCAGGCCGCGGAAGCAGCGGCGGTCGTCCCTGGCGCCGGCCCCGCAGGAGCAGCAGgacagcggcgccggcgccggcgccggcgccggcaggaGGAGCAAGCCGCAGCTGCTCACCAGCCTCAGCGGCATCGGCGTCAAGGCGGCCGCGGTGGCCAAGATGGTCTCGTGGAaccggcgctcgccgccggcgtcggcagggtggagcagcgacgacgacgacgaggtggccgcggaggaggaagatgccCTGTGgaagaagaccatcatcatGGGCGGCAAGTGCCGCCCGCTCGAGTCCTCCGGCCACATCGCCTACGACTCCGACGGCAACCCGCTgcagccgccaccaccggcgccgGTCAAGGACGCTGCCGACGAGGCTTAG